The following proteins are co-located in the Triticum aestivum cultivar Chinese Spring chromosome 1A, IWGSC CS RefSeq v2.1, whole genome shotgun sequence genome:
- the LOC123038908 gene encoding GDSL esterase/lipase At1g09390 — protein MASGPNGGGNGGGGGGGLMKNMSLLRLQYYCVLGAVAGAVLFATLRYMPAAGSGAALSTTSALATAAAPAGSGAGAGEHRKIKGTAPAPAKAAAKVVTKPKEVVVFNFGDSNSDTGGVAAIMGIRISAPEGRAYFHHPTGRLSDGRVVLDFICETLNTHHLSPYMKPLGSDYSNGVNFAIAGATATPGDTPFSLDVQIDQFIFYRDRCNDSITRDEPAPLNMLDFERALYTMDIGQNDITSILYLPYDEVLAKLPHFVAEIRKAIEILHKNGARKFWIHGTGALGCLPAKLAMPRASDGDLDEHGCIAKFNNAAKRFNTLLSEACDDLRLLLKKSSIIFVDMFAIKYDLVANHTKHGIEKPLMTCCGHGGPPYNYDPKQSCMGDSMDLCKLGDKFISWDGVHFTDAANSIVASMAISGEYSVPRMKLTSLVKPAKSKAS, from the exons ATGGCGAGCGGGCCGAACGGGGgaggcaatggcggcggcggcggcggcgggctgatGAAGAACATGAGCCTGCTGCGGCTGCAGTACTACTGCGTGCTGGGCGCGGTGGCCGGGGCCGTCCTGTTCGCCACGCTCCGCTACATGCCGGCCGCCGGCAGCGGCGCGGCCCTCTCCACCACCTCCGCGCTCGCCACCGCCGCGGCGCCCGCCGGGTCCGGGGCCGGGGCGGGCGAGCACCGGAAGATCAAGgggacggcgccggcgccggcgaaggCGGCGGCCAAGGTGGTGACGAAGCCCAAGGAGGTGGTGGTGTTCAACTTCGGCGACTCCAACTCGGACACGGGCGGGGTGGCGGCGATAATGGGGATCCGCATCTCGGCGCCGGAGGGGCGCGCCTACTTCCACCACCCCACCGGGCGGCTCTCCGACGGCCGCGTCGTCCTCGACTTCATCT GTGAGACCTTGAACACGCACCACCTGAGCCCCTACATGAAGCCGCTGGGTTCCGACTACAGCAACGGCGTTAACTTCGCCATCGCCGGAGCCACCGCGACGCCAGGGGACACGCCGTTCTCACTGGACGTGCAGATCGATCAGTTCATCTTCTACAGGGACAGGTGCAACGACTCCATCACAAGAG ATGAGCCCGCCCCGCTCAACATGCTGGATTTCGAACGAGCTTTGTACACCATGGACATTGGGCAGAACGACATCACTTCCATTCTCTACTTGCCCTACGACGAAGTGCTCGCAAAGCTTCCCCACTTCGTTGCCGAAATCAGGAAAGCCATCGAG ATTCTGCATAAGAACGGGGCAAGGAAGTTCTGGATACACGGGACAGGCGCGCTGGGATGCCTGCCGGCGAAGCTGGCGATGCCGAGGGCCAGCGACGGCGACCTCGACGAGCACGGGTGCATCGCCAAGTTCAACAATGCCGCCAAGAGGTTCAACACGTTGCTGAGCGAGGCCTGCGACGACCTGCGGTTGCTGCTGAAGAAATCGTCCATCATCTTCGTGGACATGTTCGCGATCAAGTACGATCTCGTCGCCAACCACACCAAACACG GGATCGAGAAGCCGTTGATGACATGCTGCGGCCACGGAGGGCCCCCTTACAACTACGACCCCAAGCAGAGCTGCATGGGCGACAGCATGGACCTGTGCAAGCTTGGCGACAAGTTCATCAGCTGGGACGGGGTCCACTTCACCGACGCGGCCAACAGCATCGTGGCCTCCATGGCGATCAGCGGCGAGTACTCCGTCCCTAGGATGAAGCTCACCAGCTTGGTCAAGCCTGCCAAGTCCAAGGCCTCGTAA
- the LOC123038919 gene encoding GDSL esterase/lipase LIP-4, with protein sequence MAMAAGGPNGGAKVVSLRLQYYCVFAAVGVAVIVLSLTFLSPSAMGAVRQNLGTVVAVATNSTSGDEAARVVGGGEAVAAAKAEPEKEKPKKAEPPVVLFNFGDSNSDTGGVAAAGGIHIMPPEGRTYFRRPTGRLSDGRVIIDFICASLKTHELNPYLKAVGSDYSNGVNFAMAGSTVSHGVSPYSLNVQVDQFVYFKRRSLELIELGLKGPVSKEGFENALYMMDIGHNDVAGVMHTPSDQWDKKFRQIVSEIGDAIRILYDNGARKFWIHGTGALGCLPALVVQEKGGEHDAHGCLASHNRAAQAFNKKLSDLCDEVRLRLKDATVVYTDMFAIKYGFVANHTKYGIEWPLMVCCGNGGPPYNFMPGKFGCGDLCGPEEKVLSWDGVHFTDFGSGLAAKHAMSGEYSKPRVKLASLLNGGSKKPSSVS encoded by the exons ATGGCCATGGCGGCGGGCGGGCCCAACGGCGGCGCGAAGGTGGTCAGCCTTCGCCTGCAGTACTACTGCGTGTTCGCGGCGGTGGGCGTGGCGGTCATCGTGCTGTCGCTCACCTTCCTGTCGCCGTCCGCCATGGGCGCCGTCCGCCAGAACCTCGGCACCGTCGTGGCCGTGGCCACGAATTCCACCAGCGGCGACGAAGCGGCACGGGTGGTAGGAggcggggaggcggtggccgcggccaagGCGGAGCCGGAGAAGGAGAAGCCGAAGAAAGCGGAGCCGCCGGTGGTGCTGTTCAACTTCGGCGACTCCAACTCGGACaccggcggcgtggcggcggccgGGGGCATCCACATCATGCCACCCGAGGGACGCACCTACTTCCGCCGCCCCACCGGCCGCCTCTCCGACGGCCGCGTCATCATCGACTTCATCT GCGCGAGTCTGAAGACGCATGAGCTGAATCCGTACCTGAAGGCAGTGGGCTCCGACTACAGCAACGGTGTCAACTTCGCCATGGCCGGCTCCACGGTGTCCCACGGCGTCTCCCCCTACTCCCTCAATGTCCAGGTCGACCAGTTCGTCTACTTCAAGCGCAGATCCCTGGAGCTCATCGAGCTAG GACTGAAGGGCCCGGTGAGCAAGGAGGGCTTCGAGAACGCGCTCTACATGATGGACATCGGCCACAACGACGTCGCCGGCGTGATGCACACGCCGTCCGATCAGTGGGACAAGAAGTTCAGACAGATAGTCAGCGAGATCGGCGACGCGATCCGG ATCCTGTACGACAATGGCGCGAGGAAGTTCTGGATCCATGGCACGGGCGCCCTGGGCTGCCTGCCGGCGCTGGTGGTGCAGGAGAAGGGTGGCGAGCACGACGCGCACGGCTGCCTCGCCAGCCACAACCGGGCGGCGCAGGCCTTCAACAAGAAGCTCAGCGACCTCTGCGACGAGGTGCGGCTGCGCCTCAAGGACGCCACCGTCGTCTACACCGACATGTTCGCCATCAAGTACGGCTTCGTCGCCAACCACACCAAATACG GGATTGAGTGGCCATTGATGGTGTGCTGCGGAAACGGCGGCCCGCCTTACAACTTCATGCCGGGGAAGTTCGGCTGCGGCGATCTCTGCGGGCCGGAGGAGAAGGTGCTGAGCTGGGACGGCGTGCACTTCACCGActtcggcagcggccttgccgccAAGCATGCCATGAGTGGCGAGTACTCCAAGCCCAGAGTAAAGCTGGCGAGCTTGCTCAATGGTGGCTCCAAGAAGCCATCATCTGTGTCTTGA